One Halichoerus grypus chromosome 1, mHalGry1.hap1.1, whole genome shotgun sequence genomic region harbors:
- the HLTF gene encoding helicase-like transcription factor isoform X5: protein MSWMFKRDPVWKYLQTVQYGAHGNFPRLSYPTFFPRFEFQDIIPPDDFLTSDEELDSVLFGTLRGHVVGLRYYTGVVNNNEMVALQREPNNPYDKNAIKVNNVNGNQVGHLKKDLAAALAYIMDNKLAQIEGVVPFGANNAFTMPLHMTFWGKEENRKAVLDQLKKHGFKLGPAPKTLGFSLESSWGSGRAGPSYSMPVHAAVQMTTEQLKTEFDKLFEDLKEDDKTHEMEPAEAVETPLLPHQKQALAWMVSRENSKDLPPFWEQRSDLYYNTITNFSEKDRPENVHGGILADDMGLGKTLTAIAVILTNFHDGKPLPVERIKKSQLKKECNVNDQSMKLGGNNTSEKADGLIKGSRCSGEPSISDVKGKNKYPKSELSSSRPKRRKTAVQYNESSDSEENEASELPQKMKGKLKNAQFETKRVKAGSSKVKEDAEFACALISSTPTTKRRMLKKGASAVEGSKKTDVEERPRTTLIICPLSVLSNWIDQFGQHIKSDVHLNFYVYYGPDRIRDPTLLSKQDIVLTTYNILTHDYGTKGDSPLHSIRWLRVILDEGHAIRNPNAQQTKAVLDLEAERRWVLTGTPIQNSLKDLWSLLSFLKLKPFLDREWWHRTIQRPVTMGDEGGLRRLQSLIKNITLRRTKTSKIKGKPVLELPERKVFIQHITLSDEERKIYQSVKNEGRATIGRYFNEGTVLAHYADVLGLLLRLRQICCHTHLLTNAVSSSGPSAFSLGNDTPEELRKKLIRKMKLILSSGSDEECAICLDSLTVPVITHCAHVFCKPCICQVIQNEQPHAKCPLCRNDIHGDNLLECPPEELECDTEKKSTMEWTSSSKINALMHALIDLRKKNPNIKSLVVSQFTTFLSLIETPLRASGFVFTRLDGSMAQKKRVESIQCFQNTEAGSPTIMLLSLKAGGVGLNLSAASRVFLMDPAWNPAAEDQCFDRCHRLGQKQEVIITKKTTICERRDIWMEVGLDDLQNRFNS from the exons gttaataataatgaaatggtTGCGTTACAACGAGAGCCCAATAACCCCTATGATAAGAATGCAATTAAAGTAAACAATGTGAATGGAAATCAGGTTGGCCATTTAAAGAAAGATCTTGCAGCTGCTTTGGCCTATATCATGGACAACAAATTGGCACAGATTGAAGG GGTCGTTCCTTTTGGTGCAAACAATGCTTTTACCATGCCTCTCCATATGACtttttggggaaaagaagaaaatagaaaagcgGTTTTAGATCAGTTGAAGAAACATGGATTTAAATTGGGTCCTGCACCAAAAA CTTTAGGATTCAGTTTAGAAAGTAGTTGGGGCTCTGGAAGAGCTGGACCAAGCTATAGTATGCCAGTTCATGCTGCAGTACAGATGACAACTGAGCAG CTTAAAACAGAATTTGACAAATTGTTTGAAGATTTAAAAGAAGATGATAAAACTCATGAAATGGAACCAGCTGAG GCTGTTGAAACACCATTGCTTCCACATCAAAAACAAGCTCTAGCTTGGATGGTTTCACGGGAAAACAGTAAAGACCTTCCACCATTTTGGGAACAGCGAAGTGACTTATACTATAACACAATAACAAATTTTTCTGAGAAGGACCGACCAGAAAATGTCCATGGAGGAATTTTAGCTGATGATATGGgtttg gGCAAAACTCTGACAGCCATTGCAGTAATTCTTACCAACTTCCATGATGGCAAACCTCTTCctgttgaaagaattaaaaaaagtcaGCTGAAGAAG GAGTGTAATGTTAACGATCAATCTATGAAACTTGGAGGAAACAATACCAGTGAAAAGGCAGATGGACTAATCAAAG GATCTAGATGTAGTGGAGAACCCAGTATTTCAGATGTCAAGGGAAAGAATAAATATCCCAAGTCAGAGTTGTCTAGCTCTCGCCCCAAAAG aaggaaaactGCAGTCCAGTACAATGAAAGCAGTGATTCAGAGGAAAATGAAGCAAGTGAATTGCCACAGAAAATGAAAG GCAAACTGAAAAATGCACAGTTTGAGACTAAAAGAGTAAAAG cAGGATCTTCTAAGGTTAAAGAAGATGCAGAGTTTGCATGTGCACTTATTTCATCTACCCCTAcaacaaaaaggagaatgttgaaaaagg GAGCATCTGCAGTGGAGGGTTCAAAGAAAACTGATGTTGAAGAGAGACCAAGAACAACACTGATCATCTGCCCACTTTCTGTGTTAAGCAACTGGATT GACCAGTTTGGACAACATATAAAATCAGATGtgcatttgaatttttatgtttattatggTCCTGATCGTATAAGAGACCCAACCTTGCTTTCAAAACAGGATATTGTTTTGACTACATACAACATTTTAACTCATGACTATGGA ACTAAAGGTGATAGTCCATTACATAGCATAAGGTGGCTAAGAGTGATCCTGGATGAAGGACATGCCATCCGAAATCCAAATGCTCAGCAGACAAAAGCTGTACTTGATTTAGAAGCAGAAAGAAGATGGGTGTTAACAG gTACTCCGATTCAAAATTCTTTAAAGGACTTGtggtctcttctttcctttttaaaacttaaaccaTTTCTTGATAGAGAATGGTGGCATAGAACAATACAGCGTCCTGTCACAATGGGAGATGAAGGAGGACTTAG GCGTTTACAATCcctaattaaaaatattaccctaagaagaacaaagacaagcaaaattaaaggaaaacctGTTTTGGAGTTACCAGAACGTAAAGTATTTATTCAGCACATTACACTTtcagatgaagagagaaaaatttatcAGTCTgtgaaaaatgaaggcagagctACTATTGGAAg GTATTTTAATGAAGGGACTGTCCTTGCGCACTATGCAGATGTCCTGGGTCTTTTGCTTAGATTGCGGCAGATTTGTTGTCATACTCACCTTCTTACAAACGCAGTGTCTTCCAGTGGTCCCTCAG cCTTTTCTCTAGGAAATGATACACCTGAAGAACTACGAAAGAAGTTAATAAGGAAGATGAAGTTAATTCTGAGCTCAGGTTCTGATGAAGAATGTGCAATTTGCTTGGATTCTTTAACAGTTCCTGTCATAACACATTGTGCACATGTCTTTTGTAAACCCTGTATTTGCCAAGTCATTCAGAATGAGCAG CCACATGCTAAATGTCCTTTATGCAGAAATGATATACATGGAGACAATTTATTAGAATGTCCTCCAGAAGAATTGGAGTGTGACACTGAGAAAAAGTCTACTATGGAATGGACATCCAGTTCAAAG attaatgCTCTAATGCATGCACTGATTGACTTAAGAAAGAAGAACCCCAACATAAAAAGTTTAGTTGTTTCTCAGTTTACAACATTCCTGTCTTTAATAGAAACACCACTCAG AGCCTCTGGATTTGTGTTTACTCGTTTGGATGGTTCCATGGCACAGAAGAAAAGAGTTGAATCAATTCAGTGTTTTCAAAACACTGAAGCAGGATCTCCAACTATAATGCTTCTATCCTTAAAAGCAGGTGGAGTTGGTTTGAATCTTTCCGCAGCTTCTCGAGTGTTTTTAATGGATCCA GCCTGGAATCCAGCTGCTGAAGATCAGTGCTTTGACAGATGCCATAGACTTGGCCAGAAGCAAGAAGTTATCATCACAAAA aAGACTACTATATGTGAGAGGCGTGATATCTGGATGGAAGTTGGGCTGGATGACCTCCAAAATCGTTTCAACTCTTAA
- the HLTF gene encoding helicase-like transcription factor isoform X2, which produces MSWMFKRDPVWKYLQTVQYGAHGNFPRLSYPTFFPRFEFQDIIPPDDFLTSDEELDSVLFGTLRGHVVGLRYYTGVVNNNEMVALQREPNNPYDKNAIKVNNVNGNQVGHLKKDLAAALAYIMDNKLAQIEGVVPFGANNAFTMPLHMTFWGKEENRKAVLDQLKKHGFKLGPAPKTLGFSLESSWGSGRAGPSYSMPVHAAVQMTTEQLKTEFDKLFEDLKEDDKTHEMEPAEAVETPLLPHQKQALAWMVSRENSKDLPPFWEQRSDLYYNTITNFSEKDRPENVHGGILADDMGLGKTLTAIAVILTNFHDGKPLPVERIKKSQLKKECNVNDQSMKLGGNNTSEKADGLIKGSRCSGEPSISDVKGKNKYPKSELSSSRPKRRKTAVQYNESSDSEENEASELPQKMKGKLKNAQFETKRVKGSSKVKEDAEFACALISSTPTTKRRMLKKGASAVEGSKKTDVEERPRTTLIICPLSVLSNWIDQFGQHIKSDVHLNFYVYYGPDRIRDPTLLSKQDIVLTTYNILTHDYGTKGDSPLHSIRWLRVILDEGHAIRNPNAQQTKAVLDLEAERRWVLTGTPIQNSLKDLWSLLSFLKLKPFLDREWWHRTIQRPVTMGDEGGLRRLQSLIKNITLRRTKTSKIKGKPVLELPERKVFIQHITLSDEERKIYQSVKNEGRATIGRYFNEGTVLAHYADVLGLLLRLRQICCHTHLLTNAVSSSGPSAFSLGNDTPEELRKKLIRKMKLILSSGSDEECAICLDSLTVPVITHCAHVFCKPCICQVIQNEQPHAKCPLCRNDIHGDNLLECPPEELECDTEKKSTMEWTSSSKINALMHALIDLRKKNPNIKSLVVSQFTTFLSLIETPLRASGFVFTRLDGSMAQKKRVESIQCFQNTEAGSPTIMLLSLKAGGVGLNLSAASRVFLMDPAWNPAAEDQCFDRCHRLGQKQEVIITKFIVKDSVEENMLKIQNTKRELAAGAFGTKKTNANEMKQAKINEIRTLIDL; this is translated from the exons gttaataataatgaaatggtTGCGTTACAACGAGAGCCCAATAACCCCTATGATAAGAATGCAATTAAAGTAAACAATGTGAATGGAAATCAGGTTGGCCATTTAAAGAAAGATCTTGCAGCTGCTTTGGCCTATATCATGGACAACAAATTGGCACAGATTGAAGG GGTCGTTCCTTTTGGTGCAAACAATGCTTTTACCATGCCTCTCCATATGACtttttggggaaaagaagaaaatagaaaagcgGTTTTAGATCAGTTGAAGAAACATGGATTTAAATTGGGTCCTGCACCAAAAA CTTTAGGATTCAGTTTAGAAAGTAGTTGGGGCTCTGGAAGAGCTGGACCAAGCTATAGTATGCCAGTTCATGCTGCAGTACAGATGACAACTGAGCAG CTTAAAACAGAATTTGACAAATTGTTTGAAGATTTAAAAGAAGATGATAAAACTCATGAAATGGAACCAGCTGAG GCTGTTGAAACACCATTGCTTCCACATCAAAAACAAGCTCTAGCTTGGATGGTTTCACGGGAAAACAGTAAAGACCTTCCACCATTTTGGGAACAGCGAAGTGACTTATACTATAACACAATAACAAATTTTTCTGAGAAGGACCGACCAGAAAATGTCCATGGAGGAATTTTAGCTGATGATATGGgtttg gGCAAAACTCTGACAGCCATTGCAGTAATTCTTACCAACTTCCATGATGGCAAACCTCTTCctgttgaaagaattaaaaaaagtcaGCTGAAGAAG GAGTGTAATGTTAACGATCAATCTATGAAACTTGGAGGAAACAATACCAGTGAAAAGGCAGATGGACTAATCAAAG GATCTAGATGTAGTGGAGAACCCAGTATTTCAGATGTCAAGGGAAAGAATAAATATCCCAAGTCAGAGTTGTCTAGCTCTCGCCCCAAAAG aaggaaaactGCAGTCCAGTACAATGAAAGCAGTGATTCAGAGGAAAATGAAGCAAGTGAATTGCCACAGAAAATGAAAG GCAAACTGAAAAATGCACAGTTTGAGACTAAAAGAGTAAAAG GATCTTCTAAGGTTAAAGAAGATGCAGAGTTTGCATGTGCACTTATTTCATCTACCCCTAcaacaaaaaggagaatgttgaaaaagg GAGCATCTGCAGTGGAGGGTTCAAAGAAAACTGATGTTGAAGAGAGACCAAGAACAACACTGATCATCTGCCCACTTTCTGTGTTAAGCAACTGGATT GACCAGTTTGGACAACATATAAAATCAGATGtgcatttgaatttttatgtttattatggTCCTGATCGTATAAGAGACCCAACCTTGCTTTCAAAACAGGATATTGTTTTGACTACATACAACATTTTAACTCATGACTATGGA ACTAAAGGTGATAGTCCATTACATAGCATAAGGTGGCTAAGAGTGATCCTGGATGAAGGACATGCCATCCGAAATCCAAATGCTCAGCAGACAAAAGCTGTACTTGATTTAGAAGCAGAAAGAAGATGGGTGTTAACAG gTACTCCGATTCAAAATTCTTTAAAGGACTTGtggtctcttctttcctttttaaaacttaaaccaTTTCTTGATAGAGAATGGTGGCATAGAACAATACAGCGTCCTGTCACAATGGGAGATGAAGGAGGACTTAG GCGTTTACAATCcctaattaaaaatattaccctaagaagaacaaagacaagcaaaattaaaggaaaacctGTTTTGGAGTTACCAGAACGTAAAGTATTTATTCAGCACATTACACTTtcagatgaagagagaaaaatttatcAGTCTgtgaaaaatgaaggcagagctACTATTGGAAg GTATTTTAATGAAGGGACTGTCCTTGCGCACTATGCAGATGTCCTGGGTCTTTTGCTTAGATTGCGGCAGATTTGTTGTCATACTCACCTTCTTACAAACGCAGTGTCTTCCAGTGGTCCCTCAG cCTTTTCTCTAGGAAATGATACACCTGAAGAACTACGAAAGAAGTTAATAAGGAAGATGAAGTTAATTCTGAGCTCAGGTTCTGATGAAGAATGTGCAATTTGCTTGGATTCTTTAACAGTTCCTGTCATAACACATTGTGCACATGTCTTTTGTAAACCCTGTATTTGCCAAGTCATTCAGAATGAGCAG CCACATGCTAAATGTCCTTTATGCAGAAATGATATACATGGAGACAATTTATTAGAATGTCCTCCAGAAGAATTGGAGTGTGACACTGAGAAAAAGTCTACTATGGAATGGACATCCAGTTCAAAG attaatgCTCTAATGCATGCACTGATTGACTTAAGAAAGAAGAACCCCAACATAAAAAGTTTAGTTGTTTCTCAGTTTACAACATTCCTGTCTTTAATAGAAACACCACTCAG AGCCTCTGGATTTGTGTTTACTCGTTTGGATGGTTCCATGGCACAGAAGAAAAGAGTTGAATCAATTCAGTGTTTTCAAAACACTGAAGCAGGATCTCCAACTATAATGCTTCTATCCTTAAAAGCAGGTGGAGTTGGTTTGAATCTTTCCGCAGCTTCTCGAGTGTTTTTAATGGATCCA GCCTGGAATCCAGCTGCTGAAGATCAGTGCTTTGACAGATGCCATAGACTTGGCCAGAAGCAAGAAGTTATCATCACAAAA ttcattgtGAAGGATTCTGTTGAAGAAAATATGctgaaaatacaaaacacaaagaGAGAACTTGCTGCTGGAGCCTTTggaactaaaaaaacaaatgctaatgaaatgaaacaagctaaaattaatgaaatcagaACTTTAATTGATTTATAA
- the HLTF gene encoding helicase-like transcription factor isoform X1, producing the protein MSWMFKRDPVWKYLQTVQYGAHGNFPRLSYPTFFPRFEFQDIIPPDDFLTSDEELDSVLFGTLRGHVVGLRYYTGVVNNNEMVALQREPNNPYDKNAIKVNNVNGNQVGHLKKDLAAALAYIMDNKLAQIEGVVPFGANNAFTMPLHMTFWGKEENRKAVLDQLKKHGFKLGPAPKTLGFSLESSWGSGRAGPSYSMPVHAAVQMTTEQLKTEFDKLFEDLKEDDKTHEMEPAEAVETPLLPHQKQALAWMVSRENSKDLPPFWEQRSDLYYNTITNFSEKDRPENVHGGILADDMGLGKTLTAIAVILTNFHDGKPLPVERIKKSQLKKECNVNDQSMKLGGNNTSEKADGLIKGSRCSGEPSISDVKGKNKYPKSELSSSRPKRRKTAVQYNESSDSEENEASELPQKMKGKLKNAQFETKRVKAGSSKVKEDAEFACALISSTPTTKRRMLKKGASAVEGSKKTDVEERPRTTLIICPLSVLSNWIDQFGQHIKSDVHLNFYVYYGPDRIRDPTLLSKQDIVLTTYNILTHDYGTKGDSPLHSIRWLRVILDEGHAIRNPNAQQTKAVLDLEAERRWVLTGTPIQNSLKDLWSLLSFLKLKPFLDREWWHRTIQRPVTMGDEGGLRRLQSLIKNITLRRTKTSKIKGKPVLELPERKVFIQHITLSDEERKIYQSVKNEGRATIGRYFNEGTVLAHYADVLGLLLRLRQICCHTHLLTNAVSSSGPSAFSLGNDTPEELRKKLIRKMKLILSSGSDEECAICLDSLTVPVITHCAHVFCKPCICQVIQNEQPHAKCPLCRNDIHGDNLLECPPEELECDTEKKSTMEWTSSSKINALMHALIDLRKKNPNIKSLVVSQFTTFLSLIETPLRASGFVFTRLDGSMAQKKRVESIQCFQNTEAGSPTIMLLSLKAGGVGLNLSAASRVFLMDPAWNPAAEDQCFDRCHRLGQKQEVIITKFIVKDSVEENMLKIQNTKRELAAGAFGTKKTNANEMKQAKINEIRTLIDL; encoded by the exons gttaataataatgaaatggtTGCGTTACAACGAGAGCCCAATAACCCCTATGATAAGAATGCAATTAAAGTAAACAATGTGAATGGAAATCAGGTTGGCCATTTAAAGAAAGATCTTGCAGCTGCTTTGGCCTATATCATGGACAACAAATTGGCACAGATTGAAGG GGTCGTTCCTTTTGGTGCAAACAATGCTTTTACCATGCCTCTCCATATGACtttttggggaaaagaagaaaatagaaaagcgGTTTTAGATCAGTTGAAGAAACATGGATTTAAATTGGGTCCTGCACCAAAAA CTTTAGGATTCAGTTTAGAAAGTAGTTGGGGCTCTGGAAGAGCTGGACCAAGCTATAGTATGCCAGTTCATGCTGCAGTACAGATGACAACTGAGCAG CTTAAAACAGAATTTGACAAATTGTTTGAAGATTTAAAAGAAGATGATAAAACTCATGAAATGGAACCAGCTGAG GCTGTTGAAACACCATTGCTTCCACATCAAAAACAAGCTCTAGCTTGGATGGTTTCACGGGAAAACAGTAAAGACCTTCCACCATTTTGGGAACAGCGAAGTGACTTATACTATAACACAATAACAAATTTTTCTGAGAAGGACCGACCAGAAAATGTCCATGGAGGAATTTTAGCTGATGATATGGgtttg gGCAAAACTCTGACAGCCATTGCAGTAATTCTTACCAACTTCCATGATGGCAAACCTCTTCctgttgaaagaattaaaaaaagtcaGCTGAAGAAG GAGTGTAATGTTAACGATCAATCTATGAAACTTGGAGGAAACAATACCAGTGAAAAGGCAGATGGACTAATCAAAG GATCTAGATGTAGTGGAGAACCCAGTATTTCAGATGTCAAGGGAAAGAATAAATATCCCAAGTCAGAGTTGTCTAGCTCTCGCCCCAAAAG aaggaaaactGCAGTCCAGTACAATGAAAGCAGTGATTCAGAGGAAAATGAAGCAAGTGAATTGCCACAGAAAATGAAAG GCAAACTGAAAAATGCACAGTTTGAGACTAAAAGAGTAAAAG cAGGATCTTCTAAGGTTAAAGAAGATGCAGAGTTTGCATGTGCACTTATTTCATCTACCCCTAcaacaaaaaggagaatgttgaaaaagg GAGCATCTGCAGTGGAGGGTTCAAAGAAAACTGATGTTGAAGAGAGACCAAGAACAACACTGATCATCTGCCCACTTTCTGTGTTAAGCAACTGGATT GACCAGTTTGGACAACATATAAAATCAGATGtgcatttgaatttttatgtttattatggTCCTGATCGTATAAGAGACCCAACCTTGCTTTCAAAACAGGATATTGTTTTGACTACATACAACATTTTAACTCATGACTATGGA ACTAAAGGTGATAGTCCATTACATAGCATAAGGTGGCTAAGAGTGATCCTGGATGAAGGACATGCCATCCGAAATCCAAATGCTCAGCAGACAAAAGCTGTACTTGATTTAGAAGCAGAAAGAAGATGGGTGTTAACAG gTACTCCGATTCAAAATTCTTTAAAGGACTTGtggtctcttctttcctttttaaaacttaaaccaTTTCTTGATAGAGAATGGTGGCATAGAACAATACAGCGTCCTGTCACAATGGGAGATGAAGGAGGACTTAG GCGTTTACAATCcctaattaaaaatattaccctaagaagaacaaagacaagcaaaattaaaggaaaacctGTTTTGGAGTTACCAGAACGTAAAGTATTTATTCAGCACATTACACTTtcagatgaagagagaaaaatttatcAGTCTgtgaaaaatgaaggcagagctACTATTGGAAg GTATTTTAATGAAGGGACTGTCCTTGCGCACTATGCAGATGTCCTGGGTCTTTTGCTTAGATTGCGGCAGATTTGTTGTCATACTCACCTTCTTACAAACGCAGTGTCTTCCAGTGGTCCCTCAG cCTTTTCTCTAGGAAATGATACACCTGAAGAACTACGAAAGAAGTTAATAAGGAAGATGAAGTTAATTCTGAGCTCAGGTTCTGATGAAGAATGTGCAATTTGCTTGGATTCTTTAACAGTTCCTGTCATAACACATTGTGCACATGTCTTTTGTAAACCCTGTATTTGCCAAGTCATTCAGAATGAGCAG CCACATGCTAAATGTCCTTTATGCAGAAATGATATACATGGAGACAATTTATTAGAATGTCCTCCAGAAGAATTGGAGTGTGACACTGAGAAAAAGTCTACTATGGAATGGACATCCAGTTCAAAG attaatgCTCTAATGCATGCACTGATTGACTTAAGAAAGAAGAACCCCAACATAAAAAGTTTAGTTGTTTCTCAGTTTACAACATTCCTGTCTTTAATAGAAACACCACTCAG AGCCTCTGGATTTGTGTTTACTCGTTTGGATGGTTCCATGGCACAGAAGAAAAGAGTTGAATCAATTCAGTGTTTTCAAAACACTGAAGCAGGATCTCCAACTATAATGCTTCTATCCTTAAAAGCAGGTGGAGTTGGTTTGAATCTTTCCGCAGCTTCTCGAGTGTTTTTAATGGATCCA GCCTGGAATCCAGCTGCTGAAGATCAGTGCTTTGACAGATGCCATAGACTTGGCCAGAAGCAAGAAGTTATCATCACAAAA ttcattgtGAAGGATTCTGTTGAAGAAAATATGctgaaaatacaaaacacaaagaGAGAACTTGCTGCTGGAGCCTTTggaactaaaaaaacaaatgctaatgaaatgaaacaagctaaaattaatgaaatcagaACTTTAATTGATTTATAA